A segment of the Candidatus Thorarchaeota archaeon genome:
GGCTCTGGCAAGACAACCCTGCTGAACATCATAGGCGCCATAGACTATCCCACGTCTGGTCGTGTCATGGTGATGGACGTACCCGTGGGCGACTACGATGAGAGCTTCCGAGCCAACTTCAGGCTTCTTAACACCGGCTTTGTCTTTCAGAGCTACAACCTGATCTCTACCCTGACCGCCATTGAGAACGTCATGTTTCCAATGCAGCTGGTGGATGTGCCTGTTGCAGCGACTAGGGCAAGAGCGTCCAAGCTGCTGGAGCAAGTTGGTCTGGAAGAGAGACATGACCATCTTCCATACCAGCTCAGCGCTGGAGAACAGCAACGGGTTGCCATTGCTCGGGCCATGGCCAATGACCCACCCTTGATCCTGGCGGACGAACCGACTGCCAATCTTGATGAGAGGAGCGCCGAGCATATACGAAGACTCCTCATGGAGTTCAACCAGCTTGGCAAGACGGTGATTGTGATAACACATGATTCAGAGATTACACGCAGGCCGGGCGCTCGCGTATTCACCATGAAGCAAGGAGAACTGAAGGCGGATGTCTGAACAGCGCGACTATGCCCTGCAAGATCTCAGGCGACGGCCCTACCACACCATGCTAGTCCTACTGTCCATCTCGACAGTTGTAGCGTTCTCAGTCTTTCTGTATCTGTTTGCCAACACACTTCTAGGTGTCACTGCTTACATCACATCTCTGGGACTCTCAGCGACTCTCAGGACCTTCTTCGAGGCGTTCATCTGGGGTACACTCGTACTAGCGCTCGTCCTTGGGGTCGTGGTTGTGACCAGTACGGTCTCTCTTGAGATGACGAACAGGCGACGCGACATAGGTCTCATGAAGTCAATTGGGACCACGATGGTCGCCGTGTACGATCACTTCATGGCCCAGGGCGTCACACTCCTCCTTTGCGGTACTTTGATGGGTTTGGCAATAGGGGTCGGGCTATACTTGTGTGGGATGGCATGGTTGTCTTGGGCCCTGCCAGGATTGCAGGTGGAGTTCCAGTTCCCCCTCGTTCAGATGCTTGCCATTGTTGTACTGTTCCTCTTCATAGGTTACTTTGCTGTGCAAAAGCCTATCTATGACGCCGTGAACACATCTCCGATATCCTGTCTGAACCCGGATTTGGGACAGAGGGTGAGAAGTGTCGGGTACCTTGACACGTTTGGACTTGCTTTCAGAATCGCTTCTCGGTCTACAGGCAGGAAGATTGCAGGAAGGAGGCGGTCCCTCCTGTCACTCTCCCTCAGCATAGCGATTGCAGCCACGCTATGGATAGGCGGTGGTGTTGTGGAGACCACCACTGATGCATATCTGACTCGCTGCATGGGAACTAACATCGTGGCTGTAGGTGATGCGGATCTACTGGAGACATACTACAATGCCATGTCTTTGCTCAGCTCGCCTCTGAATGGTTCAATTGAGTTTGTCAGACCTGAGAACATGATCCCTGCATCTCTGGTGGAGGCCATCTCAGACCTCAATGGCGTTAATACCGTAGACCAGAGACTCATTGCCTATGAGGATGTGTTGGAAGCATCCGTTGTGATCTTCAATCCGACCACACAGGAGTACGAACGGTTGGGCAATGACCAGACT
Coding sequences within it:
- a CDS encoding ABC transporter permease, which gives rise to MSEQRDYALQDLRRRPYHTMLVLLSISTVVAFSVFLYLFANTLLGVTAYITSLGLSATLRTFFEAFIWGTLVLALVLGVVVVTSTVSLEMTNRRRDIGLMKSIGTTMVAVYDHFMAQGVTLLLCGTLMGLAIGVGLYLCGMAWLSWALPGLQVEFQFPLVQMLAIVVLFLFIGYFAVQKPIYDAVNTSPISCLNPDLGQRVRSVGYLDTFGLAFRIASRSTGRKIAGRRRSLLSLSLSIAIAATLWIGGGVVETTTDAYLTRCMGTNIVAVGDADLLETYYNAMSLLSSPLNGSIEFVRPENMIPASLVEAISDLNGVNTVDQRLIAYEDVLEASVVIFNPTTQEYERLGNDQTFKALVVGLDWKNTVSEWYFEGPGSSGPGDAWIGGYMASTMFVDPLVQRLGVRGIRLNITAYAFDISNGGMVALMSLARMQSLWGVNESNLLLVQLNSYDSQTISQVESLASSYGLSVFLQQEVLDKNLSVVASIWYLLQPLPVMALVSAFLSLVSYLLVSVSSRFRDYLIMKSIGASPLFIIKTMIAEGVHMVLIAGIPALLGAFFFSVYGLVPEASVPSIVFLPTMFVTILLALVLVVVLASIPVYGVFGRPSELRLSEFSV
- a CDS encoding ABC transporter ATP-binding protein, giving the protein GSGKTTLLNIIGAIDYPTSGRVMVMDVPVGDYDESFRANFRLLNTGFVFQSYNLISTLTAIENVMFPMQLVDVPVAATRARASKLLEQVGLEERHDHLPYQLSAGEQQRVAIARAMANDPPLILADEPTANLDERSAEHIRRLLMEFNQLGKTVIVITHDSEITRRPGARVFTMKQGELKADV